In Methanothermus fervidus DSM 2088, a single genomic region encodes these proteins:
- a CDS encoding acylphosphatase (COGs: COG1254 Acylphosphatase~InterPro IPR001792: IPR017968: IPR020456~KEGG: tpe:Tpen_1052 acylphosphatase~PFAM: acylphosphatase~SPTR: A1RZ22 Acylphosphatase~PFAM: Acylphosphatase) has translation MKVRAHIFISGRVQGVFFRANTKKVAEKHGVKGWVRNLPDGRVEAVLEGEKEDVEKVIEFCREGPPLAKVTNVDVKWEKYKGEFRNFEVRY, from the coding sequence TTGAAAGTTAGGGCTCATATATTTATTAGCGGAAGAGTGCAAGGAGTATTCTTCAGAGCAAATACTAAAAAAGTAGCAGAAAAGCATGGTGTAAAAGGTTGGGTACGCAATCTCCCTGATGGAAGAGTTGAAGCAGTTTTAGAAGGAGAAAAAGAAGATGTAGAAAAAGTAATTGAATTTTGTAGGGAAGGACCACCTCTAGCAAAGGTTACAAATGTAGATGTAAAATGGGAAAAATACAAGGGAGAATTTAGAAATTTTGAAGTAAGATACTAA
- a CDS encoding protein of unknown function DUF87 (COGs: COG0433 ATPase~InterPro IPR002789~KEGG: mth:MTH542 hypothetical protein~PFAM: protein of unknown function DUF87~SPTR: B5IC78 Conserved domain protein, putative~PFAM: Domain of unknown function DUF87), with amino-acid sequence MDDNEVAGQIIGGNSSKILVRGKFGKRLELGDLLIADENNGNKILLQVKNLEYRSQIPQERRELISGLQLEHEDESTTFIEPELRNYIIAEAKPLLYIHNNSKNAKAPKSLPPFFKKVRRVKEEDLKFLSKPKHPLYLGEVRSGSQKLNLPVYIDYKHAIPHHILIPATTGRGKSNLVKVMLWNLVDENVGILVLDPHDEYYGRGNTKGLKDHPRHEEVLYYSPNPPRGGLELKINKKYLKPKHFQGTVSFTDAQWQAMHKFYKEFKDEWIIKIEEMERIGEEIHGVKKPTIAATNRKLNHVLSHEDVFVENGRNVIEDIVNNLEKGKIVIIDTSQMSEEAGILVGSAIIENIFRRYQRYKAEGELNKKPVIGIVVEEAPRILGKDVLKDGQNIYATIAREGRKFNIGLIAITQLVTPIPKSILANMNTKIILGNEMPSERSEIIGSSPQDLSDDDRAIASLDKGEAIVSSIFTKFAVPIYIPLFEDYIEKDEKSDDQEYDIDPL; translated from the coding sequence ATGGATGATAATGAAGTAGCAGGGCAAATAATAGGAGGAAATTCATCAAAAATTTTAGTTAGAGGAAAATTTGGCAAAAGACTTGAACTTGGGGATTTATTAATTGCTGATGAAAATAATGGTAATAAAATTTTACTACAAGTTAAAAATCTTGAATATCGTTCTCAAATACCACAAGAGAGAAGAGAATTGATATCAGGACTTCAATTGGAACATGAAGATGAAAGTACAACATTTATTGAGCCAGAACTTAGAAATTATATTATAGCTGAAGCAAAACCTTTACTTTATATACATAACAATTCCAAAAATGCAAAAGCCCCAAAATCATTACCTCCATTCTTTAAAAAAGTTAGACGTGTGAAAGAAGAAGATTTAAAATTTTTGAGTAAGCCAAAACATCCTCTTTATTTAGGTGAGGTGAGAAGTGGTTCTCAAAAATTAAATTTACCTGTTTATATTGACTATAAGCATGCAATACCTCACCATATACTCATACCTGCAACTACAGGAAGAGGTAAAAGTAATTTAGTAAAGGTAATGCTTTGGAATTTAGTTGATGAAAACGTTGGAATACTTGTTTTAGATCCACATGATGAATACTATGGAAGAGGAAATACAAAAGGTTTAAAAGATCATCCGAGACATGAAGAAGTATTATATTATTCGCCTAATCCTCCTAGAGGCGGGTTAGAATTAAAAATTAATAAAAAATATTTAAAACCAAAACATTTTCAAGGAACTGTTTCTTTTACAGATGCCCAATGGCAGGCAATGCACAAATTTTATAAAGAATTTAAAGATGAATGGATAATTAAAATAGAAGAGATGGAGAGAATTGGAGAAGAAATTCACGGTGTAAAAAAGCCAACAATAGCTGCAACCAATAGAAAACTGAATCATGTACTTAGCCATGAAGATGTTTTTGTTGAAAACGGAAGAAACGTTATCGAAGACATTGTTAATAATTTAGAGAAAGGTAAAATTGTCATAATTGATACTTCACAAATGAGTGAAGAAGCAGGAATACTTGTGGGTAGTGCAATAATAGAAAATATTTTTAGAAGATACCAAAGATATAAGGCAGAAGGTGAATTAAACAAAAAACCTGTGATAGGGATTGTAGTTGAAGAAGCTCCAAGAATACTTGGCAAAGATGTACTTAAAGATGGACAAAATATATATGCAACAATAGCTAGGGAAGGACGTAAATTTAACATTGGACTAATAGCAATAACTCAATTAGTCACACCAATTCCCAAAAGTATATTGGCAAATATGAATACAAAAATAATTCTTGGTAATGAAATGCCATCGGAAAGATCAGAAATAATTGGAAGTTCTCCACAAGATTTATCAGATGATGATAGAGCTATAGCTAGTTTGGATAAGGGAGAAGCAATTGTGAGTAGTATATTCACAAAATTTGCTGTTCCTATCTATATACCTCTTTTTGAGGATTATATTGAAAAAGATGAGAAATCAGATGATCAGGAATATGATATTGACCCTCTATGA